A portion of the Bacillus thuringiensis genome contains these proteins:
- a CDS encoding YpmA family protein has translation MEKKIEVLSTTRIKYSSDLYKIVDSLNRTLKEQDLMFGLALDEKDKETAVFTIYRT, from the coding sequence ATGGAGAAGAAAATCGAAGTACTATCAACGACGCGTATTAAATATTCGTCTGATTTGTATAAAATTGTTGATAGTTTGAATCGTACGTTAAAAGAGCAGGACCTCATGTTCGGACTAGCATTAGACGAAAAAGATAAAGAAACAGCTGTATTTACGATTTACAGAACGTAG
- a CDS encoding DUF5590 domain-containing protein, translating into MKKWIFAIIIVIVASGIYGAYVYNKAMGKKIPKESKFVEIAKEKAKLTKVKSVDYYNGKSAYIVVQGTDEKGEQLIVWVPEKKGDTVVRKKSEGISEKEAIQRTLEQVGNESKESKSKPKEIMKVKLGFENDVPLWEVTYIDDDNRYSYYYLEFKDGKFLRRYSIEK; encoded by the coding sequence ATGAAAAAGTGGATCTTTGCAATCATTATTGTTATCGTTGCTAGCGGAATATATGGGGCGTATGTTTATAATAAAGCAATGGGAAAGAAAATTCCAAAAGAGTCGAAATTTGTAGAAATTGCTAAAGAAAAAGCAAAGCTTACAAAGGTGAAATCTGTTGATTATTACAACGGAAAATCTGCATATATAGTCGTGCAAGGTACAGATGAAAAGGGAGAACAACTTATCGTTTGGGTGCCTGAGAAAAAAGGGGATACTGTAGTAAGGAAAAAGAGCGAAGGTATTTCTGAAAAAGAGGCTATACAAAGAACGTTAGAACAAGTCGGCAATGAAAGTAAGGAATCAAAAAGTAAGCCGAAAGAAATTATGAAAGTGAAATTAGGCTTTGAAAATGATGTACCACTATGGGAAGTTACATATATTGATGATGACAATCGTTATAGTTATTACTATCTTGAATTTAAAGATGGGAAATTTTTAAGACGATATAGCATTGAAAAATAG